In Paenarthrobacter sp. GOM3, a single window of DNA contains:
- a CDS encoding DNA alkylation repair protein, producing the protein MKQTGREAAVAGTPVLETSVAEVMAELAALEDPRAREVNERHGDDHGVNLSKLRAVAKRLKTQQDLARELWNTGDTAARLLSLLICRPKAFAKDELDGMLRQAHTPKVNDWLVNYVIKKSPYCEELRVSWFSDPDPVVAGAGWALTSERVVKKPEGLDLDQLLDLIEAGMKDAPDRLQWAMNNCLAQIGIEHPGHRARALSIGERLEVLKDYPTPPNCTSPFAPIWINEMVRRKG; encoded by the coding sequence ATGAAGCAGACAGGACGGGAGGCCGCAGTGGCTGGAACGCCGGTGCTTGAGACGTCGGTGGCCGAGGTGATGGCCGAACTGGCGGCGTTGGAGGATCCCCGTGCGCGTGAAGTGAACGAAAGGCACGGCGACGATCACGGAGTGAACCTCAGCAAGCTGCGCGCCGTCGCGAAGAGGCTTAAAACGCAACAGGACCTGGCCCGCGAGCTTTGGAACACCGGTGACACGGCAGCCAGGCTCCTGTCATTGCTGATCTGCCGGCCAAAAGCGTTTGCGAAGGACGAGCTGGACGGCATGTTGCGCCAAGCGCACACCCCGAAGGTCAACGACTGGCTCGTGAACTACGTGATCAAGAAAAGCCCGTACTGCGAGGAACTGCGGGTGTCGTGGTTCTCCGACCCGGACCCGGTCGTGGCGGGTGCTGGCTGGGCCCTGACCTCCGAACGGGTGGTCAAGAAGCCTGAGGGCCTGGACCTGGACCAACTCCTGGACCTGATCGAGGCTGGCATGAAGGACGCCCCTGACCGGCTCCAGTGGGCAATGAACAACTGCCTGGCGCAGATCGGGATCGAGCACCCTGGGCATCGAGCCCGGGCGCTCAGCATTGGTGAACGGTTGGAGGTCCTCAAGGACTATCCCACGCCGCCCAACTGCACCTCACCGTTTGCGCCCATCTGGATCAATGAAATGGTCCGCCGCAAGGGCTGA
- a CDS encoding helix-turn-helix domain-containing protein: MDELEALQTIGRLIKEERLAQGLSQVQLAKQAGTAIKTVRTLESGTRRAQEINQRKLEHALGWRAGSVSEVLKGKSTFAPDMITPDDMRNGDETRQGPPRVAVPSAPIARASHLSDEELLAEITYRMMHRNRG; the protein is encoded by the coding sequence GTGGATGAACTTGAAGCACTACAGACCATCGGCCGACTGATCAAGGAAGAACGCCTGGCGCAAGGCCTGAGCCAGGTGCAGTTGGCCAAGCAGGCTGGAACGGCCATCAAGACCGTCCGGACGCTGGAATCGGGAACCCGCCGCGCGCAGGAGATCAACCAACGCAAGCTTGAACACGCCCTGGGCTGGCGCGCCGGCTCGGTGTCCGAGGTCCTCAAAGGGAAGTCAACGTTCGCCCCGGACATGATCACCCCGGACGACATGCGCAACGGAGACGAAACCCGGCAAGGTCCTCCCCGCGTCGCCGTTCCCAGCGCGCCCATCGCGCGGGCCTCGCACCTTTCAGACGAGGAACTCCTCGCCGAGATCACCTACCGCATGATGCACCGCAACAGGGGCTAG
- a CDS encoding ABC transporter substrate-binding protein, whose protein sequence is MKKTKYLLPVAAAGVLALTMSACSGNSGGGGSTAGSSDCSAYDTYGKHEGKTVSVYSTIVDTEATNLEESWKQFEQCTGITIKYEGSKEFETQIGVRAQSGTAPDVAIFPQPGLLATQARAGYLKPAPKTVSDLVDKNWSPDWKKYGTVDGTYYGAPMLANVKGYVWYSPKTFKDKGWEVPKTWAQMMDLTKKIADDKTMKPWCAGFESGEATGWPGTDWIEDVVLRAQGPEVYDQWVNHQIPFNDPKIVKAFDQVGDILLNPAYVNGGFGDPRSILSTAFAQAGQPVLDGQCAMHHQASFQAANWPAGTNVAEDGDVWAFMTPPVDESKGTAITGGGETVGAYKDTPEVQAYLAFMASADFANNRVKLGGAISANKGLDPNNAQSALDKQSIQLLQDPKTVFRFDGSDLMPSAVGSNSFWKGIVSWINGSSSQQVTDSIEASWPKS, encoded by the coding sequence ATGAAGAAAACCAAGTACCTGCTACCGGTCGCAGCCGCCGGTGTCCTGGCACTTACCATGTCCGCCTGCAGCGGCAACAGCGGAGGCGGCGGATCCACTGCCGGATCCAGCGACTGTTCCGCCTACGACACGTACGGCAAGCACGAAGGCAAGACCGTTTCGGTGTACTCCACGATCGTGGACACCGAAGCCACTAACCTCGAAGAATCCTGGAAGCAGTTCGAGCAGTGCACGGGCATCACCATCAAGTACGAAGGCAGCAAGGAATTCGAAACGCAGATTGGCGTCCGTGCCCAGTCCGGAACGGCTCCTGACGTAGCGATCTTCCCGCAGCCGGGCCTTCTCGCCACCCAGGCCCGCGCCGGCTACCTCAAGCCCGCTCCGAAGACCGTCTCCGACCTGGTGGACAAGAACTGGTCCCCTGACTGGAAGAAGTACGGCACCGTGGATGGCACCTACTACGGCGCCCCGATGCTTGCGAACGTCAAGGGCTACGTCTGGTACTCACCCAAGACCTTCAAGGACAAGGGCTGGGAAGTTCCCAAGACCTGGGCCCAGATGATGGACCTCACCAAGAAGATCGCAGATGACAAGACCATGAAGCCATGGTGCGCCGGGTTCGAATCGGGCGAGGCAACGGGCTGGCCGGGCACTGACTGGATCGAGGACGTCGTCCTTCGCGCCCAGGGTCCCGAGGTATATGACCAGTGGGTCAACCACCAGATTCCTTTCAACGACCCCAAGATCGTCAAGGCATTCGATCAGGTTGGCGACATCCTCCTCAACCCGGCCTACGTCAACGGTGGCTTCGGCGATCCCCGCTCCATCCTGAGCACGGCCTTCGCCCAGGCTGGCCAGCCGGTTCTTGATGGCCAGTGCGCCATGCACCACCAGGCATCGTTCCAGGCAGCCAACTGGCCCGCCGGAACCAACGTTGCCGAGGACGGCGACGTGTGGGCCTTCATGACCCCTCCCGTCGACGAATCCAAGGGCACGGCCATCACCGGTGGCGGTGAAACCGTTGGTGCTTACAAGGACACCCCTGAGGTTCAGGCTTACCTGGCATTCATGGCCAGCGCTGACTTCGCCAACAACCGCGTGAAGCTCGGCGGTGCCATCAGCGCCAACAAGGGCCTCGACCCGAACAACGCACAGTCCGCCCTGGACAAGCAGTCCATCCAGCTCCTCCAGGATCCCAAGACTGTTTTCCGGTTTGACGGCTCTGACCTGATGCCGAGTGCAGTGGGTTCCAACTCCTTCTGGAAGGGCATTGTTTCCTGGATCAATGGCAGCTCCTCCCAGCAGGTAACGGACAGCATCGAAGCCAGCTGGCCTAAGAGCTAA
- a CDS encoding carbohydrate ABC transporter permease — MDFIGGKLLQVVIALAIFAAIIGIIMLVVDRAPKSVKDKVTVAGFLAPAAILMLVGLVYPAVRTSMLAFTDASGNGNGFDNFVWMFTQPEALTTLRNTVIWTVLVPLLSTSFGLAYAVFIDKARGEKVLKSLVFMPMAISFVGAGIIWKLVYDYRGPGLEQTGVINFLRDAVGLDPKQFLLDAPENTIFLIVVMVWIQTGFAMVILSAAIKGVPVELIEAARLDGANAWQQFRNVTVPGIRGALVVVLTTITIATLKVFDIVRTMTAGNYDTSVVANEMYTQAFRAGEPGRGAALALILFLMVLPIVVYNARVLRKQREIH; from the coding sequence ATGGATTTTATCGGAGGAAAACTCCTTCAAGTAGTGATAGCGCTGGCGATCTTCGCGGCGATTATCGGCATCATCATGTTGGTGGTGGACAGGGCACCGAAGTCGGTGAAGGACAAGGTCACAGTGGCCGGCTTCCTCGCCCCGGCAGCCATCCTTATGCTCGTGGGACTCGTGTATCCCGCGGTGCGCACATCAATGCTGGCCTTCACGGACGCCAGCGGCAACGGCAATGGTTTCGACAACTTTGTCTGGATGTTCACGCAGCCTGAGGCTTTGACCACGCTGCGGAACACCGTCATTTGGACCGTCCTGGTCCCGCTTTTGTCTACGAGCTTCGGCTTGGCCTACGCAGTCTTCATCGATAAGGCACGCGGCGAGAAGGTCCTGAAGTCCTTGGTCTTCATGCCAATGGCCATCTCCTTCGTGGGCGCCGGCATTATTTGGAAGCTCGTATATGACTACCGCGGCCCTGGTCTCGAGCAGACCGGTGTCATCAACTTCCTCAGGGACGCCGTGGGGCTGGATCCAAAGCAGTTCCTCCTGGACGCACCGGAAAACACGATCTTCCTGATCGTCGTGATGGTCTGGATCCAGACCGGTTTCGCCATGGTGATTCTGTCGGCAGCCATCAAGGGTGTCCCGGTGGAGCTCATTGAGGCGGCCCGCCTTGACGGTGCGAACGCCTGGCAGCAGTTCCGCAACGTAACAGTCCCGGGCATCCGTGGAGCACTTGTGGTGGTCCTGACCACCATCACGATCGCCACCCTGAAGGTGTTCGACATTGTCCGGACCATGACGGCCGGCAACTACGACACCTCGGTTGTGGCCAACGAAATGTACACGCAGGCCTTCCGCGCCGGCGAACCGGGACGTGGCGCGGCATTGGCCCTGATCCTGTTCCTGATGGTGCTGCCGATCGTCGTGTACAACGCTCGAGTCCTTCGCAAGCAAAGGGAGATCCATTGA
- a CDS encoding carbohydrate ABC transporter permease: MTATPAPKEASKAATRQRPGSDPTEDAQPMMRRVKTKLTSKWATAAAIIIAVVWSVPTFGLFVTSFRPAAKQVGPRSNGWWNAFVDWDFTFKNYADVLTPAGSQSANLSQYFVNSIAIVIPVTIFVLVLASMAAYVFAWGKFKGRDALFIFVFALQIIPLQMALIPLLQFFTQTLHLPAGSYAQLWIAHTMFGLPLGIFLLHNFISEIPGEVIEAARVDGAGHSTIFWRIILPLSVPALASLAIFQFLWVWNDLLVALVFSGGTADVAPITQRLAEISGTRGARDYLNPAAAFVSIIIPLLVFFGLQRYFVRGLLSGGLKG; the protein is encoded by the coding sequence TTGACAGCCACGCCAGCCCCGAAAGAGGCCTCGAAGGCCGCAACCCGGCAGCGTCCTGGATCCGATCCCACGGAGGACGCCCAGCCGATGATGCGGCGCGTCAAGACCAAGCTCACCTCCAAGTGGGCAACAGCGGCAGCCATCATCATCGCCGTCGTATGGTCCGTTCCGACCTTCGGCTTGTTCGTTACGTCGTTCCGTCCTGCTGCGAAGCAGGTTGGGCCCCGCTCCAACGGTTGGTGGAACGCCTTCGTTGACTGGGACTTCACGTTCAAGAACTACGCGGACGTCCTGACCCCTGCAGGCTCGCAGTCAGCCAACCTGTCCCAGTACTTCGTGAACTCGATAGCGATCGTCATTCCGGTCACCATCTTTGTACTGGTGCTAGCTTCCATGGCCGCTTACGTGTTCGCCTGGGGCAAGTTCAAGGGCCGCGACGCTCTCTTCATCTTCGTTTTCGCCCTGCAGATCATCCCGCTCCAGATGGCACTGATCCCGCTGCTGCAGTTCTTCACGCAGACGCTCCACCTTCCTGCCGGTTCGTATGCGCAGCTGTGGATCGCCCACACCATGTTCGGTCTCCCGCTGGGTATCTTCCTCCTCCACAACTTCATCTCCGAGATTCCCGGTGAAGTGATTGAGGCGGCCAGGGTAGACGGCGCCGGACACAGCACCATCTTCTGGCGGATCATCCTGCCGCTGTCGGTGCCGGCACTTGCATCGCTGGCGATCTTCCAGTTCCTGTGGGTTTGGAACGACCTGCTGGTGGCGTTGGTGTTCTCGGGTGGAACAGCGGACGTTGCTCCCATTACCCAACGCCTGGCCGAGATCTCCGGTACCCGCGGTGCCCGGGATTACTTGAACCCGGCGGCGGCATTCGTCTCGATCATCATCCCGCTCCTGGTCTTCTTTGGCCTGCAGCGGTACTTCGTTCGGGGCCTTCTGTCCGGCGGTCTCAAGGGATAA
- a CDS encoding LacI family DNA-binding transcriptional regulator, with amino-acid sequence MSRTTGRSQRGGHTGVSIEDVATAAGVSTATVSRAVRGLPRVSPATREKILEVASSLGYVASSSASGLATGRTRTIGVLAPFVSRWFFSKAIEGADRELHSRKYNLSLFNLGGHGSNRERLFSSTMVYKQIDALLVLCMSLTEEELEHLHKIDIPLVVVGGHVEDCAYIGINDYDAASTAVRHLLDLGHKDIALLHGDDETDLNFDVPRVRIRAFQEVMTDAGLEVRPEWDQWGDFTVASGQQAFNRLWSQPGRKPTAIFCSSDEMAMGVIFEAGRHGVRVPQDLSVIGIDDHDFSSSLGLTTVGQRPDNQAELATKMLLDELDGNPGAVHSQVAPHELIIRETTAPPSTASQG; translated from the coding sequence GTGTCACGAACAACGGGTAGATCCCAACGCGGCGGCCATACGGGCGTCAGCATCGAGGACGTCGCCACAGCGGCAGGCGTCTCCACAGCAACTGTTTCCCGGGCGGTCAGGGGCCTGCCTAGGGTATCCCCGGCCACACGGGAAAAAATCCTTGAGGTAGCCAGTTCGCTGGGATACGTGGCGTCGTCGTCGGCCTCCGGGCTGGCCACAGGCCGTACGCGCACCATCGGCGTCCTGGCTCCGTTCGTGAGCCGCTGGTTCTTCTCCAAGGCCATCGAGGGCGCAGACAGGGAATTGCATTCTCGCAAGTACAACCTGTCCCTCTTCAATCTGGGCGGCCACGGGAGCAACCGTGAGCGGCTGTTCAGTTCCACCATGGTGTACAAGCAGATCGATGCCCTGCTGGTGCTCTGCATGTCGTTGACCGAGGAGGAACTCGAACACCTCCACAAGATCGACATCCCGCTGGTGGTAGTGGGTGGTCACGTCGAGGATTGCGCGTACATCGGTATCAACGATTACGACGCCGCTTCCACTGCCGTGCGGCATCTGCTGGATCTGGGGCACAAGGACATTGCCCTGCTCCACGGCGACGATGAAACGGACCTGAACTTCGACGTGCCCCGGGTACGAATCCGCGCCTTCCAAGAGGTCATGACAGACGCCGGCCTGGAAGTCCGGCCGGAATGGGATCAGTGGGGGGACTTCACTGTTGCCAGCGGACAGCAGGCCTTCAACAGGTTATGGAGCCAGCCCGGCCGTAAGCCCACAGCTATTTTCTGCTCGTCGGACGAGATGGCCATGGGCGTGATTTTTGAAGCCGGACGCCATGGTGTCAGGGTGCCGCAGGACCTGTCGGTCATTGGCATCGACGACCACGATTTCTCGTCGTCCCTTGGCCTGACCACCGTGGGCCAACGCCCTGACAACCAGGCCGAGCTTGCCACCAAGATGCTTTTGGACGAACTTGATGGCAACCCCGGGGCAGTTCATTCGCAGGTTGCCCCGCACGAACTGATCATCCGGGAGACCACCGCGCCACCCAGCACAGCCAGCCAAGGCTAG
- a CDS encoding exodeoxyribonuclease III — translation MKIATWNVNSLRARADRVEAWLERSDCDVLAIQETKCKDENFPWELFERMGYEVAHFGVNQWNGVAIASRVGLEDVERTFLDQPAFGKAGKDPVQEARAIAATCGGIRIWSLYVPNGRSLDDEHMPYKIKWLDVLQGHAAEWVKSDPTAQVALMGDWNIAPFDDDVWDIQLFRDNNFTHVSEPERAAFHAFEAAGFTDVVRPYTPGPGVYTYWDYTQLRFPKKEGMRIDFCLASPALASRVTGASIDREERKGKGASDHAPVIVELAD, via the coding sequence GTGAAGATAGCTACCTGGAATGTGAACTCCCTCCGTGCCCGCGCCGACCGGGTGGAAGCCTGGCTTGAGCGCAGCGACTGCGACGTCCTGGCAATCCAGGAGACCAAGTGCAAGGACGAGAACTTCCCGTGGGAGCTCTTTGAACGCATGGGTTACGAGGTTGCGCACTTCGGCGTGAACCAGTGGAACGGTGTGGCCATCGCATCCCGCGTTGGCTTGGAGGACGTGGAGCGCACCTTCCTGGACCAGCCCGCGTTCGGCAAGGCCGGCAAGGACCCCGTCCAGGAAGCCCGCGCCATCGCGGCCACCTGCGGCGGCATCCGCATCTGGAGCCTCTACGTTCCCAACGGACGCTCGCTGGATGACGAACACATGCCATACAAGATCAAGTGGCTGGACGTCCTCCAGGGCCACGCCGCCGAATGGGTCAAGTCCGATCCGACCGCGCAGGTAGCCCTCATGGGTGACTGGAACATCGCACCCTTCGACGACGACGTCTGGGATATCCAGCTTTTCCGCGACAACAACTTCACGCACGTCAGCGAACCCGAGCGCGCCGCGTTCCATGCCTTCGAAGCAGCCGGTTTCACCGACGTCGTCCGCCCCTACACTCCGGGCCCGGGCGTCTACACGTACTGGGATTACACGCAGCTTCGCTTCCCCAAGAAGGAAGGCATGCGCATCGATTTCTGCCTCGCGTCACCGGCGTTGGCCTCACGGGTCACCGGTGCCTCCATAGACCGGGAAGAACGCAAGGGCAAGGGCGCCTCGGACCACGCACCCGTGATCGTGGAGCTCGCAGACTAG
- a CDS encoding HdeD family acid-resistance protein produces MSDTADRRMFKTPGTALLVRGALAIVFGLLMLVLPSATAFVVVVMFGFFAIIDGITSVAHYFYDPAGRSRWSVAGGFISIAAGIVAIAWPGLTAAAIGVLIGLWALVLGISQIILALAARTFVRSWGIWLLIGLVTTVFGIVVLVNPGLGLLGLVAMLATFAIVTGLLLIVSGIGLRKLAHTQPLYGH; encoded by the coding sequence ATGTCGGACACAGCGGATCGCAGAATGTTCAAAACCCCGGGAACTGCTTTGCTGGTCCGGGGAGCCCTCGCAATCGTTTTTGGCCTGCTAATGCTCGTGCTGCCAAGCGCCACCGCTTTCGTGGTGGTGGTCATGTTCGGATTCTTCGCGATCATTGACGGCATCACCAGTGTGGCCCACTACTTCTACGACCCCGCTGGCCGGTCGCGCTGGTCCGTGGCGGGTGGCTTCATCTCCATCGCCGCCGGAATCGTGGCCATTGCATGGCCCGGGCTGACAGCTGCAGCCATCGGTGTGCTCATAGGTTTGTGGGCGTTGGTGTTGGGCATCTCGCAAATCATCCTGGCCCTGGCCGCACGGACCTTCGTTCGAAGCTGGGGAATTTGGCTGTTGATCGGCCTGGTCACCACCGTGTTTGGCATTGTTGTGCTGGTCAACCCCGGGCTCGGGTTGCTGGGACTGGTGGCAATGTTGGCGACATTCGCCATCGTGACAGGGTTGCTGCTGATTGTCTCGGGCATCGGGCTCCGCAAACTCGCGCACACGCAACCGCTGTACGGCCACTGA
- a CDS encoding response regulator, which yields MTTISVLLVDDHTVVRSGLKALLGTQADIAVVGEAASGEEALEAAQRHQPAVVLMDLAMGAGMDGIEAIKQLRQRTPQQAIIVFTTYDSDADIVRAVDAGAMGYLLKDAAPEEIFAAVRGAVQGKSVMSAPVASRLFQQLRNPDEILTPREAELLSLLTQGLSNRDLGKRLFISEATVKTHLAHIYAKLGVETRAAAIATAIRREGMR from the coding sequence ATGACCACCATTTCCGTGCTGCTCGTGGATGACCACACGGTGGTCCGGAGCGGACTCAAGGCGCTGCTGGGCACCCAAGCCGATATCGCCGTCGTCGGTGAAGCGGCATCAGGCGAGGAAGCGCTGGAAGCCGCCCAACGGCACCAACCCGCGGTGGTCCTCATGGACCTGGCGATGGGCGCCGGGATGGATGGCATCGAGGCAATCAAGCAACTGCGCCAGCGCACCCCTCAACAAGCCATCATCGTGTTCACCACCTACGACTCCGACGCCGACATTGTCCGCGCCGTCGATGCCGGAGCGATGGGGTATCTACTGAAGGACGCGGCTCCCGAGGAGATCTTTGCCGCCGTCCGCGGCGCTGTGCAGGGAAAGAGCGTCATGTCCGCCCCCGTGGCCTCGCGGCTGTTCCAACAACTGCGTAATCCGGACGAGATCCTCACCCCACGCGAAGCCGAACTGCTCAGCCTGCTGACCCAGGGGCTCAGCAACCGTGACCTGGGCAAACGCCTCTTCATCTCCGAAGCAACGGTGAAAACCCACCTCGCGCACATCTACGCCAAACTGGGCGTCGAAACCCGTGCGGCGGCCATCGCCACGGCCATCCGACGCGAGGGGATGCGGTAA
- a CDS encoding sensor histidine kinase encodes MPTAPPQPAPGGRIDGRIDAVVHLGFAVLMVASGVRYVMRHSPADNLWTVALAATVCVLYAVTAVLAGPRTPGHRNRPWMFALLAAWAALVIVAPSFAWCSFAIFFLARTAFRGWAGYVAGGATAAATAVGLFRMSDFTDVAMLLGPLAAGALLTLIYDKIERDAALQKKLFDDVSQAQEQLAAREREAGIATERQRVSREIHDTVAQGLASSLLLLEAAQRSWPAQTARDDVRHATGLLRRNLADTRSLVHELSAPGLESGPLPEALEQAACQYVDTIRVQVTGEARPLPNEVRHALLRVTQSAAANINLHARAEHASVTLGYLPDAVTLDVFDDGLGFDPGTVPPPSPTGGYGLRAMRQRVEQLGGELSVESTPGEGTIIAAQLPLPAAGPEMRERR; translated from the coding sequence ATGCCTACTGCCCCTCCACAGCCCGCACCAGGCGGCCGTATCGATGGCCGGATCGACGCCGTGGTCCACCTCGGCTTTGCCGTCCTCATGGTGGCCTCCGGGGTCCGCTACGTCATGCGCCACTCCCCCGCGGACAACCTGTGGACGGTAGCGTTGGCCGCCACGGTCTGTGTACTGTATGCGGTCACAGCGGTCCTGGCCGGGCCCCGCACACCGGGCCACCGAAACAGGCCGTGGATGTTCGCGTTGCTGGCTGCCTGGGCAGCGCTGGTGATTGTCGCCCCGAGCTTTGCATGGTGCTCCTTCGCGATCTTCTTCCTGGCCCGCACGGCTTTCCGCGGCTGGGCAGGATACGTGGCCGGGGGCGCGACGGCGGCGGCCACCGCCGTCGGGCTCTTCCGCATGAGCGACTTCACGGACGTGGCCATGCTGCTCGGCCCGCTTGCCGCGGGCGCGCTTTTGACCCTCATCTACGACAAGATCGAGCGCGACGCCGCCCTCCAAAAGAAGCTTTTCGACGACGTCTCACAAGCCCAGGAGCAGCTCGCCGCACGTGAACGGGAGGCCGGGATCGCTACGGAACGCCAACGTGTTTCCCGCGAAATCCACGACACCGTCGCCCAAGGGCTCGCCAGCAGCTTGCTGCTCCTCGAAGCAGCCCAGCGGTCCTGGCCAGCCCAGACCGCCCGGGACGATGTGCGCCACGCGACCGGGCTGTTGCGGCGGAACCTCGCCGACACCCGCAGCCTGGTTCATGAGCTCTCCGCCCCCGGACTGGAATCGGGGCCCCTTCCCGAAGCCCTCGAACAAGCAGCATGCCAGTATGTGGACACCATCCGGGTCCAGGTCACCGGCGAGGCAAGGCCGCTTCCCAACGAGGTGCGGCATGCCCTGCTGCGAGTCACGCAAAGCGCCGCGGCCAACATCAACCTGCACGCCCGGGCCGAGCACGCCAGCGTGACCCTCGGGTACCTTCCGGACGCCGTCACCTTGGACGTGTTCGACGACGGCCTCGGCTTCGATCCCGGAACGGTACCTCCGCCGTCGCCAACCGGAGGATACGGACTGCGGGCCATGAGGCAACGCGTGGAGCAGTTGGGCGGAGAATTGTCCGTGGAGAGCACACCCGGCGAGGGCACCATCATCGCCGCGCAACTGCCCTTGCCAGCTGCAGGCCCCGAGATGAGGGAGCGACGATGA
- a CDS encoding GlcG/HbpS family heme-binding protein → MKKSNKMIAVAAAGALLLTGGATAVANAVAPASAPAAVEAKAAADVQPAPENVVAQNRITVGASSKAVTAALAKCQADKLPFVTVALVDRFGTVQAILRGDNAAEHTIEAAKQKAYTAAAFGAPTSELAKRINGNGPSIADLPGTLFLSGGVPLKVNGVSVAGIGVGGAPDGALDEACATAGADALAEAAK, encoded by the coding sequence GTGAAGAAGTCCAACAAGATGATTGCCGTAGCCGCTGCTGGAGCACTGTTGCTCACAGGTGGCGCCACGGCTGTGGCCAACGCCGTAGCTCCGGCTTCCGCCCCCGCTGCCGTCGAGGCCAAAGCTGCGGCTGACGTCCAGCCCGCACCGGAGAACGTGGTTGCCCAGAACCGCATCACAGTGGGTGCCTCGAGCAAGGCCGTCACCGCTGCGCTCGCCAAGTGCCAGGCCGACAAGCTGCCGTTCGTGACGGTCGCACTGGTGGACCGTTTCGGCACGGTCCAGGCCATCCTCCGCGGCGACAACGCCGCCGAGCACACCATCGAAGCCGCCAAGCAGAAGGCCTACACGGCTGCCGCGTTCGGTGCCCCCACCAGCGAGCTCGCCAAGCGCATCAACGGCAACGGCCCCTCGATCGCCGACCTCCCGGGCACCCTCTTCCTCTCCGGCGGCGTGCCGCTGAAGGTAAACGGCGTCTCGGTGGCGGGAATCGGCGTCGGCGGTGCCCCTGACGGTGCCCTCGACGAAGCCTGCGCTACCGCCGGTGCGGATGCCCTGGCCGAGGCAGCGAAGTAG
- a CDS encoding ankyrin repeat domain-containing protein encodes MKKRMAGVGLLMVGLLAGCTTAVPSPSSPVSPGASQAAPAFAAPSSASPVPSSFAAQSTPPKLSPEARMETDRLLILAAKANDPARVRELIAAGGNVNAKDGIQDSAFLYAGAEGFNEVLQLTLAAGADVRSINRYGGTALIPASEHGHTETVRILIAAGVPVDHVNNLGWTAMQEAILLNNGGPNQQDVVRQLLAAGANPDIRDPQGRTALQNAERLGFTEIAALIRG; translated from the coding sequence ATGAAAAAGCGGATGGCGGGGGTTGGATTGCTGATGGTCGGGCTGCTGGCGGGATGTACGACGGCGGTACCGTCGCCTTCCAGCCCAGTCTCACCTGGCGCGTCGCAAGCGGCCCCCGCGTTCGCGGCGCCGTCGAGCGCCAGCCCGGTCCCGTCGTCGTTTGCTGCCCAGTCCACGCCGCCCAAACTGTCCCCGGAGGCCCGGATGGAAACCGACCGACTCCTCATCCTCGCCGCGAAAGCCAACGATCCTGCGCGGGTCCGGGAGCTCATCGCAGCGGGCGGAAACGTCAACGCCAAGGACGGAATCCAGGACTCCGCGTTCCTCTACGCAGGGGCCGAGGGTTTCAACGAGGTTCTCCAGCTCACCTTGGCCGCCGGGGCCGACGTGCGCAGCATCAACCGGTACGGCGGCACGGCCCTGATTCCGGCGAGCGAACACGGGCACACGGAAACCGTTCGGATCCTGATCGCCGCGGGTGTACCAGTGGACCACGTCAACAACCTGGGATGGACAGCCATGCAGGAAGCCATCCTGCTCAATAACGGCGGCCCCAACCAGCAGGACGTGGTGCGGCAGCTGCTCGCAGCCGGAGCGAACCCGGACATCCGCGACCCCCAAGGCCGAACCGCCCTGCAGAACGCAGAGCGGCTCGGATTCACGGAGATCGCGGCGCTGATCCGGGGTTAG